A genome region from Terriglobales bacterium includes the following:
- a CDS encoding alginate export family protein: MARRDLAAAVVLLLLSALASAQSKPVELGDVVVTGSVRFRVESWQWFETPLADGSYTFGANQVRLGIQQKRRNFDWMLELEQPTLFGLPDDAIAPPPQGALGLGANYFASNGREAAGIFLKQGFLRLRLPGTEGNSLRLGRFEFIEGLEPGSKDATIGVLKRDRIAHRLIGNFGFSHVGRSFDGAQLAWNPRNVNVTLMAGRATRGVFQVDGMGELDADVLYGALTRGTTSAGPGEWRLFAVMYHDGRRTTKTDNRPLPARVADAHNLRVTTVGADLLHVFPTKRAGSFDVLLWGALQGGSWGVQEHRGWAVALEAGWQPPLKQLKPWLRAGWNRSSGDDDPADASHRTFFQVLPTPRIYARFPFFNLMNTDDLFAELVLRPHARLTVRSDVHSLRLASSKDLWYQGGGAYDQFVFGYAGRPSGGNTSLATLFDVSADVTVSKNITVTGYFADAEGKQVISQIYPADRSARFGYLEFNYRF; this comes from the coding sequence GTAGGGACCTTGCCGCAGCCGTTGTTCTGCTGCTGCTGAGCGCGCTTGCGAGCGCGCAGAGCAAGCCCGTGGAGCTCGGCGATGTTGTGGTCACCGGCAGCGTCCGCTTCCGCGTCGAGAGCTGGCAATGGTTCGAGACGCCGCTCGCCGATGGCAGCTACACCTTCGGCGCCAACCAGGTTCGGCTCGGCATCCAGCAGAAGCGTCGGAACTTCGACTGGATGCTCGAGCTCGAACAGCCCACGCTGTTCGGCTTGCCCGACGACGCCATCGCGCCGCCGCCGCAGGGCGCGCTCGGCCTGGGCGCGAACTACTTCGCGTCCAATGGCCGGGAAGCCGCGGGCATCTTCCTGAAACAAGGCTTCCTCCGGCTGCGCCTGCCGGGCACAGAGGGGAACAGCCTCCGCCTCGGCCGCTTCGAGTTCATCGAAGGGCTCGAGCCGGGCAGCAAGGACGCCACCATCGGCGTGCTCAAGCGCGACCGCATCGCGCATCGCCTGATCGGCAACTTCGGCTTCTCGCACGTCGGGCGCAGCTTCGACGGCGCGCAACTCGCCTGGAACCCGCGGAACGTGAACGTCACCTTGATGGCAGGGCGCGCCACGCGCGGCGTCTTCCAGGTCGATGGCATGGGCGAACTCGACGCCGACGTCCTCTACGGCGCGCTCACGCGCGGCACCACCTCCGCCGGCCCGGGCGAGTGGCGACTGTTTGCGGTGATGTATCACGACGGCCGGCGCACGACGAAGACCGACAACCGCCCGCTGCCGGCACGCGTCGCCGATGCCCACAACCTGCGCGTGACCACCGTGGGCGCCGACCTGCTGCACGTCTTTCCGACCAAGCGCGCCGGCTCCTTCGACGTCCTGCTCTGGGGCGCGCTCCAGGGCGGCTCGTGGGGCGTGCAGGAGCATCGCGGCTGGGCGGTCGCGCTCGAAGCCGGCTGGCAGCCGCCGCTCAAGCAGCTCAAGCCGTGGTTGCGCGCCGGGTGGAATCGCTCGAGCGGCGACGACGATCCCGCCGACGCCTCGCACCGCACCTTCTTCCAGGTGCTGCCCACGCCGCGCATCTACGCGCGCTTCCCGTTCTTCAACCTGATGAACACCGACGACCTGTTCGCCGAGCTCGTCCTGCGCCCGCACGCGCGGCTCACCGTCCGCAGCGACGTCCACTCGCTCCGCCTCGCGAGCAGCAAAGACCTCTGGTACCAGGGCGGCGGCGCGTACGACCAGTTCGTCTTCGGCTACGCCGGCCGGCCGAGCGGCGGCAACACCAGCCTCGCGACCCTCTTCGACGTCAGCGCGGACGTCACCGTCAGCAAGAACATCACGGTGACCGGCTACTTCGCCGACGCGGAAGGGAAGCAGGTCATCTCGCAGATCTATCCCGCAGACCGCAGCGCGCGCTTCGGCTACCTGGAATTCAACTACCGCTTCTGA
- a CDS encoding carboxymuconolactone decarboxylase family protein: MPKPARSAEAIKLSHPKVWKRFTELADACHDAGPLNEKTRRLVKLALAIAAGTEGGTHSAVRHAREAGITRKEMEHVVMLSITTIGFPAAGRALMWVNDRGK, from the coding sequence ATGCCGAAGCCTGCACGTTCCGCCGAAGCCATCAAGCTGAGCCATCCCAAGGTGTGGAAGCGGTTCACCGAGCTCGCCGACGCCTGCCACGACGCCGGTCCGCTCAACGAGAAGACGCGCCGCCTGGTGAAGCTGGCCCTCGCGATCGCCGCCGGCACCGAAGGCGGCACGCACTCCGCCGTGCGCCACGCCCGCGAAGCCGGCATCACCCGGAAGGAGATGGAGCACGTCGTGATGCTGAGCATCACGACCATCGGCTTTCCCGCCGCGGGGCGGGCGCTCATGTGGGTC